Genomic segment of Alligator mississippiensis isolate rAllMis1 chromosome 6, rAllMis1, whole genome shotgun sequence:
gcccaataacttcctgcccatagCAAGGGACCGGACTTGATCTTACAGGTCTCTTCCAGTCTTTAGATtctatgggcatgtgtagatgaaacgagggccctaaattgaagtggtgggtttttaaaaacaccgcttcaatttagggtgaagtaggCTCCCATGTTGTGTACACACGTGTCTTACCTGCTTCtccagcggtggggaggggagggcgagctgccagcaggtggagtggtctctgggctgcaggggggtgggggctggtgcttccctccacagcagcggtagccccccgccccaggtggcacccacctggtTCGGGCGGTCCCaaggggcaccgcagccacagagggaaggaccaggtccccatgcagctcaggcaggcagataggttccagggagggagaaaaaaaaaaggatcagactcgccgctttttttttttttttttttttcccagtggaggttgccttcccgggctgcctgcagagcccctgagccgcacggagcctggtgcttcgctccacagctgtaggacaGCGAATttaaactcctcagaggtgttttagtttgctgcaccccaaaatcattcaaggcgcattatgccaccagatgtgctacagtggctgtaATTAACGCACAATATACCAcgacatgtgcaaacaccaacaccactaagcggtgcaaaagcatttaacccactttaacgtgtcatgcacacacaccccaatATTCTATAtacaaattactacaggcatgtttatttcaactCAGTATTTTTGAATTTGCCCATGTATTCAaggagagcaggatctgacaATAAGGATGGGGAATGAACTGTAGGGGGAAaatttggtgggggcagggggcaagggagctacctgacccctcaggtttattttctcttctgtagcagtgggaggggagaaaaTTCAAGGACaatttccaataattagatcctatacctggaaaattacaccaaatttataaatttccttatacagaatctaattattgggggggtcaaCTTACATTTGCATAAATATGGTATCTCTGTGTATTGTAAGTATAGcgttttaatataaaaaaagtaGGATGACAGTGGTAAAATGCTAATTGCTGGCAATCCTGCCATTGCTAGCCTTACTAGATTCATAGCAGTGTTACAGCAAACACGTTGAGATTTTCAGAAACTGGAACAGAAACCCAGATTTAACATTAATATCATTCCTTGCACTGAAATCCCAGTGAATAGTGCAATAAAATTTCATTTTGCTTGAAGTGGTAATGGTAAtggtttatttacagctttcactaaaacaatacaataaaatgaacaataaaaattGTATGTGCTCTAATAGCaacatttatataatttatactTTTGCTAAATGCATGCAATAAGATTATCCATTTTACCAGCTTACACAAAATTAAGACAGAACATAGCATATGATGATACAAAAAAGAGATGAAAATGAAGCCATAAAATAAGACAGGGGAATTCTATTTACTTTTGGTGCTCATTTTTTATGCAAATAATGCAAATATAATTAATAAGCATAGGACAGGCTCCAAATTACTAAAGAGAAGCCaagttgttttttcttcattagttCAGAATTTTAAATTTTTCATTACTGGAaagatccattttcctcttatttcttcaaacaACAAATCACTGTTTTTGGTCGTATAGAAGTCATCTATGCTATTTTTCCCATAAGAACATATTTTGTCTGAATATGGGGTCCAACCCCACCTTCCCTGACAACTGCAGATCTCAGAGTGAATTGCAGTCTAGTAATAGCCTCTCATTGTTTGTAGTTTTGTACCACAGATAGGTAGGTTTATAGGCTAAAAAGCAGGATAAGTTCTGTTTAGGTTTGCTTAACCAGTAGCCGTGTGTGTTCCATGCTGGCTGGAGATTGCTGCCTCTGCAGTTCTGGGGTTAGTTTTCTATAAAGATTTTAGATTCACAGGTGCATGGGTCAAGCTCACCTTTGCATGTTCTCCTCAAATTTGTCCCCTTTGAGGGGATACTAGACAGGAAACTTGAGAGATCTCTCCCCAAAATATGAGAATAGTAGTAATCAATGTTTATATCCTCATTATcattataaataaatacaaaatgtgCCAGAAAATGGAGTATTAGGCCAAAAATGTCTACTTTAGAAATATACATAGTTGTATTTAATATTTTGGGAGATCATTACTAAGTCCCACAAAATCTAAAAGTAGACTACATTAAGTGTTCATTCTTCCATAGCTACATTTTAATGAGTGCATTTAATACGAATAGAAATGCTTCACTcattggctgtgtctacatgagatgccgaCTATGCActtgttactatgcagtcatttagtacttgcgtagccaagtactaaatgactgcgcaataGTTGGTGTTACTACGCAGTAGCGTCTCCGCATGGCTTccaggtgacactgactgtgcagtagctcgttactactgtgcagtagcatcatatcATGGTTCATGCAGACACAGCCGTTATGTACTGCAAGAACACAGGGAAGAGACTATAACAGTAGACCAGTTTCAGCACAAACATTACTAATGCTAATACTAGAAAGGGCAGCACATGCCTATTTGAAAAAGGTGATTCCATCAAAAGGCTTTTACAAAGTGTGACAAGAGATCAGTATCATAAATCTAACAGAGTAACATTCAGATAACAGTGAAAGGACACAAGACACCAACAACCATTTGGACAAAATGGTACTGAACTGTCAAATAGATGATTCCATGTTCTTCCATATCTTTGAcacatttcatatttcatagtttcTGAACTTCCTCAGAAGGTCTGAAGGGGCATCACCGGACCAGCGGAAACGTAAGTGCCAGTAATTTGCCTCTGAAAATCCTATgggaaaataaaagggaaagagCAATAgagttttcagaaaaaaagttccAACTTGGCTAAGGTAGGATTTGATTGCCATAACTAAAATACAACTCAAAAGTAATTAAATTTTAGTCTTTTGTCTAGTTCAAAAgctaacaaattaaaaaatatattaaatgaatACTAAAGTAGATCTCCTTATATCAAAAAGCTAAAGCTTATTGTTAGATTTATTTTAAGACCTGCCATTAAGACTGAAATAATGATGTGTAGCTTTTCCATCTGTCAGAAGATAGGAACCCCAAAAATATCTTATCCTAGAAATGGGACCCAATACACTTAAACCCATGGTAGAACAAGGGCCAAAATATAAAACACTAACAGCCCACAAATGCAGTATAAAACACCAAATATCAGCATGAAGCCAGGAGAGTAAATGCACTAGTATTCCTATTTCCTTAAAGTAAATTTAATAACTGATAGCCTTTATTCTGCTTCTGTTCATATCTATGGAAAattttccattgacttgaatggtgCAAAAGTCCTGCATCTGTTCTTCCCTTGCAATAATGATCCAAAAAACTGAAACCTAGAACACTTGATAACAGAATAGATAGAGATAGCAACAAAAGTAACGTAAGTTTAATTTGTGTTGGTATTTGTATAGATTTGGAAACCATATTTATATCACATTGAAATTGATCTGAAAAGTACTGGGATTATTTGTATATGTTCATCCTGAATATAGATTTTACAAACTGGTGTTTGACTATTCCTTGTCTTATATTAGTATGATTGTACTTACCAGTTTATTtgtctttcttaaaaaaaatctttacccACCTGAGAATATTACTTTCTCTCGAACAAAACTGATTATATATTTTGTTTACTTTCTAAATCTTTCACAGTCAAGTTATGAAAGACAAATAAGGAGGTCTACTAATCTCTGCAAAAGCAGGAAAAGTGAGAGAGGCCCTTGCACAACGCTCCACAGAAAAACAGCAATCCTTACTTTTTCATCAATATCTTTTAATGGAAAGTTCCTTTCTTAACATCAGATTTGGTAAAGATAAACATAatgacaaaaagggaaaaaaccatGATAGGTAGATAATTTCCTTAGTTCTATGAGCAAGTTTATCTATGTGAAAATAACTTTTTATAGCAGtatgaatggaaaagaaaaatacaagtTCTTGTATACTGCAAGCATGTTACACAGGAAGTCTTTCAGACTTAATCTACGGAATGTCCAAAACACAATTATTTGGTTAACCACTTAGTAGCCTATTGTAAAAATATTCCTGGATGAAAGAATGCCAAGCAATGCTAACAGCCTTTATGAAAGCTAATCTCCATTAGAAACAACAAAAACCCTATTATTTTTGTATATTAAAGACCATTTCAGTTTTGACTGAAAACTAGACTATGGTttagtgcagggctgggcaaaacatggcctgttgccagatccagcctaccaagggattttatctggcctgtggcggGTCCCtcagctccacccagcccaggagcagtgggcagcccaggccatggcacatgCGACCAGTCCCGCTACCCTCAGGTACGCAGGTCTGGGGCAGCATGGCGACCAAATTCAGCttcccagcagctgtggctccttccaactgctgctgccagtgtcaccaCCATTGctagacccagccctgctgcccagggatCCTGGCCCATCCACCTTGCACCCACAGCCAGGGGCACTGGACAAAGAAGGTGGGCAGACAGGGTCTCCAAGGAGACCGGGCCAAGACCCCCACGGGCAGGGCGTGCTTGGCTGAGTGGATGGGAAGGGGCTacaggcaggtgggagcagggagtgggacccCTGATTTAGTAAATTTATCTAACATGGTTTTACAGTTAAGtatagcaaaattaaaaaaaaacacacacaataaCCAATATCAAATGAGTCATGAAAACAGATTAAGTAGTGCAATGAAGAACAACACAAGAAAAATATCAAAGCTTAAAACAAACATCTAAAAAAGTTTAAGATAATGATACTTGCAAAGAGAAATACAGATCACGGGGAATGAGATTACATTTTATGCTTTGTATTCTTTGCAAACAGCCAAATGGCAATGCTGATTCAATATGGCTTATAATACTTGCTGAACTGTTAAATACCATCATCTTTTAAATGTTAAACCTCCAGTTACACTTCACATAAATGTTTGTATAATTTCTTATCTAATTTCAACATTCCACATGAGTCTGTGTTTAAACAATGCTTGACTCCCTCACACCGCAAGTCAAGAAGTTAAAAATGGTATTTGGATATAGAACAGTTCTGAGAGGGCAATAGAGGATTATGAAATTATTGTAGGATCAAGTAGAAAAGAAAAGGTCAATTGTAATGGAAGAAAGCTTTGATTCCAACATATAATACCACCAATAAAAAGGAAATACTGGCAATGTCCAAGTGCATcctttatatataaatatgtactttagtataaacttaatttttaaaaattcttgatTAAGTATGAAAGAGTCATTCACATCTTTGTTCAGTTGTACCTCAGGTAACTTGCATGTATTGACAGTTTGacatttcaaatttatttttgaaaaagtCAGTATGTTATCTTTCAatggttttaaaatgtgttttcatgTTTCCTTTCATAACATTATATTTCATAATGTACACAAAATGAAAAAGACCAAATGGAATTTTTCAACTTTTGATTTTGGcagaaaagctaaaaaaaattgtcatttcaGAGCTTTAcccaacatttattttctttgtggCCTGTTAAccaaaaaatcaattattcacatggctttaaagaaaaaaattgcaaaagtAATGGAATCAATTTCAGGTAGTAAGTCTGGATACTAAAATCTGTCATATCACCATTTCCACTTACTTGGAGAGTCTGGATTCTTTGGTGATTGTGGATTCATGTCAGAAGTCTCAGAATCTTCTTGCTCCCTTCTATCACCTGAAAATCCCTCCTTACTGTTTTCTGGCTGTTGGGCCCAAATCTCATTAGTTATGCTGTTGCTTTTAGCCAGATTTGGTGCTTCCAGCATTTGATCTTTCTTATTTGTAACAGCCCAGTGCATAGACTGAataaatgaaaaaacaaataaaagtaaAACATTGTTCTACCAATTTTCCATGTCAGAGAATTTGCTTACTCCCCACTATTAGGATTTGGTCCTGCATGATCCTGTGCATCTTTGACTACCATTCACTTTAACGGGACAGCAGACACTCAGGGCCATGTAGGATTAGGTCCTACGAGGTAAACCCAAACCTTTTCCATGGCAGCAAATTAGTGAAAACAATTTTTGAGAATATGCATCTGCAGAGCACCACATACCAAATACCTTTCTACATATACCTAATGAAATATAACAACAACATCCACAGGTCTCTCTCAATTTGAGAGACAGCATGAAAGAAATTATTTCATGGAAAAAATTATATCCACGAGGAAGAGCAGAGAACAAGCCCTGTGAAGGACCTTTATGAAAAATGGGGCTAGCTTTCTATTCTATTTGATTAAAaaatggggggagaagggaagagttAAAAAGCAGCAACACAGGTAGAATCCTGACTCAGACAACTCAATTGTAATACTCATTTTGACTTCAAGAAAAGCAGGATTTTACCTATCATGTGACAGTTCTTATGACAAGCTGGAAGAACAGTTCTTATGGAAGCTGGAAGAACCTTTTCCATTTCCTCCCCAGTGGCTCTACTCTCCTTGTTTCTTCCACCTCTTTCATGCATTCCCCAAATCTCTAGCTATTAGAATAACTTTTTGTTTTCTCAATCAACTACTCTCCCTTGATTAGAACCAAGAACTTGCTTGATAGCATAGATCTTGAGGAACTCAAAAAGCCACCATGACTGTAATACAGCTTCATTCCAGGAAGGCAAATAATCAAAATGATGCCATAAACTATGCAGAAGCTGTGCAGGGCTGGTAATAATGCTCCGTGCAAGACATGAGGTCCATGAGGAGGCTTTTCAGATTATAACTAGATCTGTGTTTAATGGTTGGTACCTTACAAACAAACATCAGTAACAAGCTAATGAGTGGtagaaatatataatataatatatataatatatatatataatgagtGGTAGAATATATAATTTCTAACACCTCAGCACAtctggctggggaagcagggaaatCTTCCATCCTATGTGCTGAAGTAATCAGTAAAACAGCCATAAATTTATTAAAGCTATATCTAATACACACAGATAAATTCACTCTACCCACATTGCATTTGGACCAAAGCTCCCCCAGATGAGTGATTTTCTTTAGCTTTCTCCTTATACTGGAATTTGTTTATAACAATTCTTCAGAAGTATTTCTACCCCAAAAAAGCACGGCTGTACTATTCTTTAGAGATTTAAAAGTAAAGGATCTGCCAAGGTTCATTCTTAGGGACAATAAATATCTCCCACTAGTATTTTTACTATTTGGCAATCAGGTTGGTACCAAGAGATCTGCAAAATTCAATCTCATCTCAGCATCCTGGCTCATTTGCTGAGTCTGTTTTACATCTATCAAAGAGCAGATTAACTTTAGTTGCTTgtgatgggggagagggcagctATCAGACATTTTCCTcaatttttaattctttgtatTTGATGATTAATTCATTTTCTGATATTCAGAGGCTTGTATATTATTCTGGAAAGGTCTCTTCCAGTGTAGATCTCCATGTTATTTGAGGTTACATACTCATGATAGCAAACAAAGATAGGTATTAAAAAGCTCCAttcattttgtaaaaataatttctggtgtgtgtgtttgtgtatgtatgcatacatatgtgcacacacataggCATATGTGCGTGTGTTAAAAAACTGACTTCTATGGCTATCCAAAACCAATATGCTTCCATTTGTCTTTCCACCTCATATTCCAGGAAgccaggaaaaaaatcagtttgtcaggaaaaaaatcaacaggCTGTATATAATTAGCCTTTTACAGATTCTGAAATAAGATTTTTGAAAAATGCTTGTACCCACCAGATTGATAACTTGTCTATGATCTCACTACAAAATTGCTGGATAAAATGAATGGCTTGCTCTGACACTATTTGAATTTTCTAGATTATTTTTCTTCATACAGTAGATCTCAAATATATTGTTATATCCATTGTTCAGGGCAAAGGTGACTGCAACAGAATTAACTTCCCCAGGCATAACATTCATTTGTACAAGCACCAGTAAAAACAAAGCAATAGCAAGTGGtataaactagaaaaaaaatctattctagaaaaaaacaacaaagaaaggaTAATATGTATACATGagctagaaaaaaatattagatttAGCATTACCATTCACTTCTTTAGTTTGGAATATATCATTTTTAGGTAAATCAGCTAGTTCCACTGGAGACAGAAAAGTAATGCCATTTCTCTCTCACTTcctcacaggaaaaaaacaagtttCAGATTATTACAAATGATCTTAGTCTACAAGAGGCCAAGAAGATGTTAGTGTTCATAAAACAATATCAAGTActctgtcgcagagcacttaggtgccctgctcctttaaagagctgaaactgctagggagagagccctaacagtgagtggggagccccagctgctgcttaccagggcagccagaaggagttagcggcccacacctgccagcagtcagcagactggaaggggcagggcctggctcacatataaacctcagggctgaggccaggagggcagttccctgccaacagccaaggcagaaggagctctcccagagcaagcaaaggggagaggcctgactgcaagtGTAACTGTTGAGGTACTGTTGAGGGACAGAGCATGCCCTCTGTGGCTCGAATTATGTTATAGCTGGGCGGCTTGAGTTATGTTATAGCTTTGATGATGATTTCTGTTTATAAggccggtggcttgggtgaggctatttggggaaggaggaggcctcctTGGGGGCCTACtgcagcgtggggaccctggcaccaaagagggcacagaccccagcgccagagagggcacagcatttggggtataccgaccccagcgccagtgagggcatgacactaggagctgcagagagcccaggcaccagtgaggcgcagagacagggctgcggagagcccataGAGGACAAGGGAGCCAATtaataacaaggcccagaccaaacaacatcaatgccatctgtgaggcttagggcatggtaaagggacggttggagccacgcatatagcccataaggctggggtgtcctgtAACATCTATTTTGAAGCAGaaccacaaggggtccgggaacccacagggttcagagaGTCCATTAAACCAtctccaagaggacttaaaggcagcttCCCTATACTATAAAtccatcaagacatggtgggcgagaaaAGAGGGTGCCCAGCAGGCCAAATTGGCACGGTTGAGGGGCCTTAGGGGTAACgtggccatccttagggaccccatcccatgacaaaaTTGGTGCATTGGCCGAGAAGTAAGGCCATGCACGGGGAGGAACCCTGTGTCCCTAATTAGGGAAACGAACCTTTGGGCCAATATAGCAATACAGTGAAGCAAAGTGAAAGGCAGTGGGACCAGAGCTCAGAAAGACAAGCCAAGGTTGGAGAATAGACTGCTGTTAAGAGACTGTAGAGGGAAAGACGTTAGGCCTGGGCTAGGAAAAGAGTAGGGCCAGGCAGAATCATGACCAAGGTAGGGGCTCTGGAGGGTATGCGGCAAGAAGCCTTGACCTGGCAGTTGCAAGTGGACGAGGTGGAGGAAAGGGACACCCATCTAGAGCATGAATTGGAGATGGTGAAATCCCAAAAGGAGTGAGCCGAGGCGAAGGTGGCCGCTTTAGAGCTGCAAGCACAACCCAGGAAGAAAGAAGGCAGGTCAAAGGAAATCAAGCACCTGCTTACAGCAGAGGCAAAAAAGactcaagcactggaacagctcaTGGTGAAGGAGGCTGAGAAGAGCAAACAACGAGAGCAAAAATTGCAAGAGATGCAGAAGTAGATGGCCAAATGGAGTATCAAGTCTTCTGAACCCAGTATAGACCAAGCAGGGGAACAAAAGGATGTTCTGCAGAAGCTGGAGATATCAAAGAGCCTTATAGGAGTCCTCCAGAAAGAAGTCCACAACCAGGTGGATCAGATAGAAGAGTTGCAGGAGGAGTTAGAGGGTTGGTAACTGAGATGCAGGCAAGCCGAACACCATGTGGAAGAGCTGCGAGGCAAGCTGGTTAAAAGCCATGTCCAGACAGAGGGAACAGGGAAGGTGATATCGAAAGAGATGGAGAAAGTCAAAGTTTATATGGTGAATTATGAAACATTGCAGAACCAGAAACAGTCCCTTGAAAAGGAGGTAGAGGCCAAGAATAAGGAGTGTGACAAGTTACGGACCCAGTTGCAGGGAGTGGAGGCAGGCAAAGACCAACCTGGGGAAGAGATACAGTGCCTGAAGACCCTGTTGGAGGAGGGCGCAACCAGGGAGATGGCATTGCAGGCAGAGGTAGACCAATGAGCAGTTCGGACCCCTCAACCACGAGAAGACAGGCTGGTTGCTATAGGCAGACAGTTGGGAGAACACACATCCAGAGCTAATGCAGAATGCCAGGAGTATTTATAGGAGATTGAAGGCTTGAAAGAGTTCTTAATagagaccccggtgccagagagggcacagcatttggggcacacagaccccggcgccagagagggcacggcATTTGGGGTGTACTGACCCCGGCTCCAGTGAGGGCGCGACACTAGGGGCTGCGGACAGCCCAGGCACcagtgcagagacagggcagaggagagcccaggcaccagtgaggcacagagacagggctgcagagagcccaagggacggctggagccacgcatatagcccataaggctggggtgtcctgtgacatctattttgaagcAGGACctacaaggggtctgggaacccatggggttcagagagtccattaaaccgtgtccaagaggacttaaaggcagcctccctatactataaatccatcaagatgtggtgggcgagaacCGAGGGTACCCAGCAGGCCAAATTGGTATGGTTGAGGGGCCTTAGGGGTAATGCGGCCATCATTaaggaccccatcccgtgacataCTCTCACTAAAGAAATGACTGATAACTTATTTCTacggtgaaatcctggccccagtgaagtcaatagggACAGCAATTATTCTGTAAATTCACttaaaatataacattttcatCTTATGTGCCAATGTTTAACCAACTTATATAgctatataaattaaaataaattaaaagagcTACCAACATATTTCAAAATGTGCTTGCAAATGGAGCCATTGAGATGAGACTGGACAAAAATAAGATAAAACCTATGCTCTCATTGAAGATAGACATGCCTATTACAGATTCATCACTTAAGGATTAGCAAATATATGGCCACATccacacgagatgctgactgcacagtagcattgtgtggcaacaaccatgctactgctcagtaacaccacgaaaaaagcattcatctatgctactgcacagtaactcggGTTACTGCATTAACTTGCAGTAATGACTACgcagtcagcatttcatgtagatgtgacctgcATCTTATCCAATTTGTCCCAATTGCTGGAGTTTTTTAATGGAATCAGGAGTGGTTTTCTGCCTTGTGACCAAAAATAATCTCCAACATAGTAGCATTATTTCTAAAGAGTATCCTTTATTCCATCAGATCAAAACTAAGAaactcacaaaaaaaaataaagggctgAAATAATGCACATTTCCTAATCATAGACCCATCTTATCTCCCTCTTGAGCTGAATTCCCCTAAATCTACTGACTATGCAAACATAAACAATGCCAACCGTTTTTATGGAGTCACTCAGAGCTTCCCACTGCTGGAATGGAATGGCAATTTTGCTTTGTCGCCAGTAATCATAACGAGCTCGACTCTCTTCATTAGTCAGAATCTCCTTTGCCTGCTGCAACTTCTGAAAATTCTCCACTAGAAACAAACCAAGATGATGAACTCAGcttttaaagaaattaatttcCTTGTGGAACAACAACTGCCATCAATTATTAAATTTCATGCTGGGGTtggaaaaaagaacaaatgatGAAAGTATGTGTTAGCTCTTCCCACAGCTCTGATAAAGTCTAACTGACTTCGGGAGCTAACATCTCCAGGAGACAACTGATATCTCCTCTTCCAAGTGAATGTTTCCTAGCAAATCAAATGTCAAATTGTTCTGACTCCTGGTCTACGAGAGCTGCAAAGGGCGTACTGTATTCAAGGCAAAATGTACAAATTTCTTCCCCACAGATAGATCATTTTAAAAACTGACATCCCAGTGGAATAGCAGCCCTTCACAACACAAGAAGGGACAGTAAAAAGGAAGTATAAATGACAGCATCTAAGCAGCAAGTAGAAGAATCTTAATATGGTACCTGCTAGCTAACTTGACTGGTTAACTGTACCTTTttctatatataatattatattaattCAAATACCAGCTTATATGAATAAGATCTTTTTTCCTGTAGGAGCAAAACTTCTTCATGAGATGGTTACTAAGGATGCAGCTGCATGTTGCTGTTTGTGTAAAGGTTATGACAATTTACATTTTATCTATGAGTCACTCTTGTTATAATGATTCATAATTATTATCATACATTTATTCCAGTTTACAAATATAGAGACTTCTTTTGAAACATGATGAGCCCAAACACTAATCAACATTGAAAAGCAGAAATCAACCAACAATgaacagaatttttttcctagTATGTTTCCTTTTTCCAGTGCAATTATTTTGTAGCAATAAAAAGCAGCTTTGTTTGACAGTTATTCTTGAATAAGGTGGTAATTAAATGAATCACACAAAGTAAACTTCCACCACTACTGTCAAAATGTAAGGCGTTTAATTGAAAGTTCAGTTAAATGAAGCATAAACATTTGCTCTTAATAGTCAAGCCGTCTCCAATTATTTGGCTCttgggttccttttttaaatcaatttatgTATATTTAAAACTACAAATTCCAAACAACAGGCCAGATTCTGGTGTCATGTGAGATTTCAGCTCCCCGCTGAAGTCCATGTGATAGCTGACTTCTGCTGATGTCAGAATTTAGTCTATTGTTATTATTGGATTATATTATGTCAGTTAGTAAAAGATGGACTCTTCCCAACAAAAACTTTGTGGAAGGACCTCAGTCAGGTTGTCTTAGAGTGAAGAATCTCAACTACTtaatttctttcttctct
This window contains:
- the DNAJC12 gene encoding dnaJ homolog subfamily C member 12, which translates into the protein MDAILNYRLEDMEDYYSLLGCSELSTVEQIQAEFKTKALECHPDKHPGNSKAVENFQKLQQAKEILTNEESRARYDYWRQSKIAIPFQQWEALSDSIKTSMHWAVTNKKDQMLEAPNLAKSNSITNEIWAQQPENSKEGFSGDRREQEDSETSDMNPQSPKNPDSPRFSEANYWHLRFRWSGDAPSDLLRKFRNYEI